CATTAGTACGAAAATCGCTCACCCAATTTCGCATCTAAGAAAAGTTAAAGAGGAAAAAAGAGATCAATCAGAAACCTTTGCCGCCCAGAAGCATTTGGCGGCAATGCATGCATCTCGCTGGATCCTGAAACGCCATTGGCCGACAGTAAGTGGGGCGAATTATTTGTCGGCAGTAGAGATCCTCGGTTCGTTGAAGTTAACCGATGGGCGAGATGGCTTTGAACAGACAGCAGTGTCCGCGAGTCTTTTGACTGTTTCCCTGCTCGCTCCTCTCGCACGATATGCCGGggctagggggtgtttgatcctcgagctaaattttagtccctgtcacatcgaatgtttagatgctaattagagtattaaatatagattatttacaaaacccattgcatagatggaggctaaatggcaagacgaatctattaagcctaattagtccataatttaactatgtgctgctacagtttttatttgctaatgatggattaattaggcttaatagattcatcttgccgtttagcctccgcctgtgtaattaattttataattaacttatatttaattcttctaattagcgtccgaatattcgatgtgacacagactaaactttagttgaggatcaaacacccctaaacgCATCCGCGGATGGCTGTCCATCAGCGTTGAAAATCAGCAGCATCCGCGTCATTCAATCAAATCAGCTCGATTTGCTTTAACCCATCAATTAgccccacacggccacacacGCACCGGCCGGATTCATCCAGCAGCTAATTGCCTTTTAGGAAACGGCACGCCCGTGGGGATTTGCCCAGGACGACGAAGATTTGTCCTTTGTCTCGCGCGTTAGTGGATGTACATGTACTCCTTGAGCGCAGGCCTGTAGGCCCTGCCCGCCTGTGTCGCAGCTCCGGGCCGAAGGCCGAAGCGGCCAAGGGCCTGTCCGCCTGTAGTACGTGTTGTCTGCTGCTTCTTCAGTTGGCCTAGCAGGGGTCGTCAAGGTCTCAAGGACCAGCCGGCCCCTTGCTTGCTTCATGCTTCCTTGCTGGTGGCTGGTGCTGGTACTTGATCGCCTGCCAGTCAATAACTGCTACTGTACCCGTGTTGAGCTGAGGAACAGTCAGAGTCAGGTACTACAAAGCTCCTGTAGCACAGATTCCCTTCCAATTGGCAATTGCAAATAGGACGGTTGGTGGTTACGCTACTGTTGAGCGAAGGGCAGCATTGTGCTTTTCTTGCTTCAATTTTTTCCTACAACTGCATGTTCCGAGACGGTGCCGCTCTCCACTCCTGTTCCCTTCCGCTGCGCACATCGTCTTCCGCGGAGGCGCGCGGGGGCAAAGAGAGGCACAGGGCCCGGCCGGCTGCACCGCCGTCCCTCTCCGCAACACGAGTTTGTGGACTGTGGTACAGCGTCACCGGTCACCTGGTGGTGCGTGGGTGTGGGTCTGTTCGCCGGCCAGAAAACACGCGGGCCATGGCCATCCGCGCTTGTCTTGTCGGCGGCATGGTAGCGCACGCGGCGTCCGGCGACATGGGTGGCCTTCGTCGGCATGTGTGGGAGCCGCGGATAAATATAGGTTTGGTGAAGGGCTACAGGCCTGTTTGGATGGGCCGGAATTTTGGTTCAAAACCCTGTAGGCCGCTTTGTATGTACTCTTCAGTGTTACTGGGCCTATATATTGCAGCCCGCTTTCTTTCTGGTCCAATTTAGCCCGTTCCCCGCGAGACCCCTTGGTTTAATGCAAGGTGGCCCACTGAGCACTACAGTACACCGGCTTTCTCTGCTCCTCtcatcttccttttttttttgtccgtCTTCTTTGCTGTGAGACGTCCTTTGAAGTTCGAACCTTTGCTATGTACTACAGTAACCTACAAAGTTACACCTGACAACACGGCATCCACCCCCTGAATTAACATTAACACGTCGCACTGGCAAACTCATTACTCATCCTTCTTCGCGAAGGTAGGTATTATTTGCCGGAAGCCCATGACAGGACAGGGCATCCACCTCCCTGAATCAgcatagctagctagcttagaGGGTTTCTCCCAAAATAGCTTTATTGGTGAAGCTCCGGTGAAAAATAGTGGCTTCATCCGACTTCTAGCTCGACTTACAAAACGATTTTGTGCTATAGTACCTCGTTTTGCGCAAAACAGGTGAATCTGAAGCCAATAtaagccctaccaaacaggGCATAAATGTTCTTTTTAGTACCGGTGAGGAAAGGTTTATCAAATACACTAACCTGGAGATGTTTCCCAATACAAAACGTTTGATCCACACACCATCTCAAACACATTGTATGAAGTGATAGAATAGCATGATGATGTGGCTCAATGTTTGCTTGCGAAAACCAACCTACCTTTGGTGTCCAAAATCTTGCGTTGTGGTTGCTACCCATTATGATTTAATGGTGTGTTTATATCATGTTTTGGTGATTAAATGAGCTTGTTTGAGTGCATTGAGATGTAATCTCATGGAGTTAGGAAGACCTAGCAATGCTAAAAGGAAAAACCgtacaaagaaagaaaataaagataTATGAACGGGATAAAATGGATGCTTTATCTTGGAATCATAAAGAAAAAAACTTTTCCATGTGCAAACTCAAGGGTGAACAAAAACATATTCTATGAAAGTTTGAAAAAAGGAAACCAAAAGGCACTATTGACCTCTTTAACTTAAGATTGAGGACAActgaaaataattatttaacgGTTGCTTCATGGCCATAAATTCAACAATATCGTCATAAGATAGATAGGCACCCTGAAAAATTGGAGGAAATGTTAGAATCTACAAAGTACTACGTTAGTTTCAAGGATTTCGCATATGTTTGTACAGGATTCAAGACCTACAAGATTCAAAATGAAATCACATGTTTCAGACTAACACACCACGGTCAATGTATGGTCCATCTCTCTCTCATGTCTGTGTAGACGTCTTCTGTTGCTCTATCCATTTCGTGCAGATCGCTTGATCGCTATACAATTCCTCCACTTCAAATCCAACTCATAAAAAAGTACCGTCCTGCAAAGCGGTGTCGATTTCGAGAACCAACCGCCCAACCCCCTGCTCCACAGCGCGCGGCACAGAAGCCAAATCCTCCCCCGATCCCGCGACGATCACCAGATCGAACCCGCGCAATGGCTTCTCCGGCAGAGGCAGCGGAGATGGTGGCATCCGCGGCTGCCGCGTCGGAGgcgaaggggaaggaggagaaggagaagagggatGGGCCCGGGATACTGGGGAGGATTTGGCGGGCGCTGTTCGGCGGGCGGGGCGAGGACTACGAGAAGCGGCTGCAGAACCTGTCCAAGGAGGAGGCCGCGTTGCTCGCCCGCATGCGCCGCCGGACGCAGTTCTCCCGCCGCGGCGTCCGCAACCTCATCGCCCTCTCCGTCCTCGGCGAGGTCCCGCAGTTTGCTTCTCTCTTCGCGTTATTTACTTCTGTAAAATCTGATACGCGGATGCGTCTGCTTGGGATACGTTGTTTCGACTTGCTTACTAGTGCCGGCCTGTTTGTTGCCTGCGTTTCGATTTGCATGCGCCTTGGCTTATGTTTCCTTTCGAgtgatcaatttttttttttttgaggtaaCGAGTGATCAATTTTTCTTTATCTGTAGCTTCGAATCTTAAGGATCAGACTGAGATCATGGCCTGAAGATTGTTTATGATGTCTGAACTGACACGTGAATGCATAGTAAATACTATCGTGGTAGCAATTTGGGGATTAAACTATCAACAAAAGTGCTACCAGGGAAGAGTGACTAACTGTTGCAGGTTCATTTGTAGACTGATGATCGAGAAGTTTGGTTAGGGCCAATGGTCATACATCTTGGTTAAATCACATTACTGTTATCATGAACTGAATAGATTCATTTGCATTTGTTTCGTCAGTGACTAGTTGCTGGTTTCGTGTAAATCCAGAATTGTGACGAACAGTTACTGGATTTAATCTCAGTGACTAATTGCTGGTTGCGAGTACTATTAGCACTAGAGGATCCTGAGCCCTTTAGAGTCCTCAACTCTAGCCGGTGCTAGTTTGTTCATGAAATAGTAGTTCATGTTCAAAATAGGGTGGCCAGTAGCTCTCGACATTTTTGCATTCTTACCATCAGTTTTAAGTAGGATCAACAGCTTGGAGAATTATGTTGTGCGACGAAGTGTATGTAGTCCCGTTTTGGATTATTTTCAATTGGTATTGTTTTGGAAGCTCAAAACCAATGAAATGGAGCAACAGCTTTCTATTTATTCTTTAATTTTCAACTTTTGAGCAAGTTTGACTGAAAATAAGGGCATGTCGTTCGTCTTTTATATTTAATAGATTGTTCATACATGCCAGTTATTTAAAGCATGATTATTTAAAGCATCAGAAGCATGAACATCTATAACAGGAATTTCAGCTAAATCTGTCATTGCCAGTTATCACGTTTGATGAATAACTTAATTTAAGTATGGAGCATTTGATTAATCTAAGTTGTGAATTCATGAATGTATAATCAGATGAGCTACTTAGTACATAATTATTCAGTCAAACTAGACGTGAGTCCTTCATCTCTGCCATGAAAATTAATCGGCTTCAAAATAGCGTTTGAATGTGTGCTTTATATCATCATGCAGCTTAAATTCTTTTTAATTTATTATCATTTTGTAGCAGTTAAAGGTTCATTATTGCCTTATAGAAGATGCGTAGAAACAAACCATATGTTTGAAGGATACTGGAGTCCTATCTTTGCCATTGTCATGAAATAGGCTACATAATTTACTAACTTGTAAATGGTTGTAGCTATCTCCTATTGAATCATCTTCTCTACTGAATGAGTGTCTGCGTGTCTTCGTATACTAACTACTCATATTTATCTAATGGGCGTGTCTCTATGTTTTGGCTCATTCATTTGTAATAGACTGATTATATTGTGATATGTTCTTAAACAGAgtcagtttctttcttttaagcattgcaacaacATCTTCTGACTGTTGCATAATCAATGGTTTCTCAGGTTGGAGCTGTAGTTTACGCAATCATCATGACAAAATCAGAGGATCTAGATTGGCAGATGAGAGCTATTAGAGTGCTGCCTATGTTTCTTTTGCCTGCTTTATCGTCAATGATATATTCGATACTCGTAAGCTTCACAAGGATGTGTAAATATCTCAGAACTCTTGTCGGAACTTTTCATATTTATCCAGAACTATTTCAGATTTGTTATTCTCAGTCTTTGAACTGCAATACATTTGATGACTTCCATTTACATAAAGTTGTTAGGAATTGAGAACAGTACACCAAGCCTTTTTCAGTTACTTTGGTCACTAGTCCTACTGTTtgctttttaaaaaattaatgGGCTTTGTTGTTCTTGTATTAGCTGcagctgaaagcctgaaactcATGAACCATTCTGATTGTTTGGTCTCTAACCAATGAAAGGATCTTTTTAGTTATGTTCAGGAATCAGGACAGTCATAATCTAATTAGATGTCTGGCTAATCAAATTTcctaatgattgattaatttgAAATTATATATTCTTTTCTGGAGCATGGACTATGATTTTTTGTGAACAAAAGACTTCTCTGCAACTAGCAGTTCTTTTTTAGTGTTATAATAGAATGATAAGAAAAGAACTATAAAAACATTGAAATGATGTCAAGCATAGTGCCCTGAAACACCACCGTATAGATTTTGGATACaagtttaaaatataaactaAAACTTAGTTTCGATCTATCAAACAATAAAGTATAATGACAGTCCTTTTTATTTCCCTGTGGCCTGTGTACAGTGGAGCGGAAGGATAAGGATACACTTGAAAGATTGAGAGCTGAGAGGAAAGCAAAGATCGATGAGCTAAAGGATAGAACAAACTATTACCTGACCCAGGAGCTTATTCAGGTAAGCAGCAGTTAATACCTCTGTACACGAACTCTGATGTGCATGTACTTGACATTTAAGTTTTGTTGTGTTCCTTGCCACAACTTGAAAACAAATTCACACAATGTTTAAGTGTCGATCAACCTGACAATGTGCAGAAATACGACCTTGATCCTGCAGCaaaggcagcagcagcttcaGTTCTGGCCTCTAAAATGGGTGCAGAAACCGGCCTTAAGTTACATATGGGAGATGAAGCAAAGTCTGGTTCAACACAAGCTAGAAGCAACGAGGTTGAGGTAGTTCCCAAAGATGGTCTGCGAAACAGGAGGGAAACAAAGGCAAAAGGCAGCAGCTACAGCAGCACCGCAGCTGCTCATACAGGTGGTGGCATGGAAGCTATGCCACCTTCAAAAGTCGTGGGGCATTATGAAGGCTCAGGAACAAGTGATGGTGGCTGGATTGCGAAGATTGCTGCTCTGCTTGTTGGGGAGGACCCATCGCAGTCATATGCGCTGATATGTGGCAATTGTCATATGCATAATGGTACGTATATCACCAAATGTCCTCATGGAAACTGTAAATgctctttttcatttttttcccgCACATTTTGAACCTACAGAATTGGATACATTGCATCATACGTGAACTTGCAGGATTGGCCAGGAAAGAAGATTTTCCTCATGTAACCTACTACTGCCCGCACTGCCACGCACTCAACGTGTCCAATCAGTCTATAGGGCAATGCTCCGGCTCGGACTCAGGCCAGTTGAGCCCAGTTGCTCCTGCTGATGGGGTTTCCACTACACATCCTATCACAGAGACTGAACTGAGCAGCAAAAGTGAGGTGCAAGAGCTACCAGAGGAGACAAATGCCCAGCAACTAATGGAGCAGGCAAACTGAGGCTCATCGCTCGCGAAAGTACGTCGCTctgcccgccgcctccccccccccccccccccccccccccccacacacacacacacacccacacccacacacccacacccacacccaAACGGAATTATGATCGTTCCCTGCTGCGCAAACAACAAGTGCATGAACTTGTCCTGTGAAGGCAAAACACTTGTTTTAGGCGTGTGTATATCCTGCACCTACTTTTGTTCAGAGGGCTGTGGTGTAGCGCCCTGCGAAATTGCAAATGCCTACGGCATGTGATCGATTGCGCTGTAATGTGGCTGACTGGCTAGTGCGCAGTATAGAGAACTGCTGTTTGCCGTTTCGAATGCACGGGAAACGCCTTTACCGTGAGATGAAGGTCGTACTCGTACAGAATGCTGTAAGATGAAGGTATTTGGTTCAGCATTCTGCGTGGTACTCTGCGTTGTAGAGACCTGTTCTGTTTATGCTTGCCGGCTGGAGGCCATGGCCATCGTCAGCAATGCATATTGTTCAGCATGAAAGCAGTCAGAGCTTGGGTTATTTCGTCCAACTCCAGGCACATCAGGTTGATGATGGTTAATTGGCTCTGGTCAGTAATTACCAGGTAGATGATGCGCGCGTTGATCGTCAAGTCGTCCACCATCATCATTGACTTGCTAGTCCGAATTGCATGTTCCCATTGAGCCCAAACTTAGCTGCTTCTGCTGCGGCAGATTCAGCGTCGCTATACAATGCAACAagcagaaaaaagaaataaggcCTGACGAGAGAACGAATTTGCTGTGTCCATGCCCCAGGAAGATGGACAGATCGTTTCTGCTTATCCAAAGAGAGAGGTcgccgtcaacgtcatcttcggtgcAGCCAACATCCGGGCGTCCTGGCCATGTGAACTAGTCGCCAGATGTCAGCAGTATATCCGTGGTCAGCACCATCTACGCTCTACGGGCCAGTAGATGCGCCTATCACCTCGAGTCTGAAAGCGAACTCAGTGCTTTCTCCCCTATGCTGCCTAAGGAAATAAATAAAGGCTCTACAGACCAGTAGATGCGTCTATCACctcgtgaaaaaaaaaaagaggctaATTTGTCGAATTTAACACTAATTTTTGTTGATGTTACGCTTTATGCACTCTGTGCCTCGATCATACATAGACGGTAGCCAAGACTACGTTTTTCTTCCCTTTACACTTGCTTAGTTGCTTGTAAGATTGTTTCCGCCCCCCCGGCCCTGGTGAAGGTTGATAATTTGTTTAATTACAACAAGCAAGCGCAACATTCTGGGACCACACGTTCTCGACGAAATAGGCAGCTATGGTTGTGAGGGGTGTTGGATACGGCAAGTTATGAAACGTCTGCACCCACCATGTTCAGTTCAAGAACCACCCCCTTCTCAAGAAAGTAAACGAAGTCGAAACTCCCTTGTCCCTTCAACAAGAGCACTCCTGCATACATGCTATAATTAAATACTAaactgtcacatcggatattcgaatgctaattagaaggactaaatatgagttaattataaaactaattgcagaatccctatactaattcgcgagacgaatctagtgagcctaattaatccatgattagcacatatttattgtagcagcacattatcaaatcatggactaattaggcttaatagattcgtctcgcgaattagactccatctatgcaataagtttttgtaaataatctatatttaatacttctaattaatatccaaacatccgatgtgacaggtactaaactttaggaggtatATGCAAGCACCCCCTAAGATGATAGATCAAGCTACACCTCCAAGATGGCGTGCAATCAGAAGCTGCTACTACTCGATGGCCTTGTCAGTTGTCAACGTGTGACCCAGCTTAGCCTgctagagcatctccaagagaaTGGTTATTCCACTCTTAAGTCAAAATTTAGCAAGTCAACTAGAAAAATATGCTCCAACAGAGTTGCTATCTGAGTGGCTATCCTATCCGGCTTGCTAAATACTCACCCACACTCTCCAAACTCGACAAGCGAGTTTGGCTTCCCAAATGTGGGTCCCACGCCCAAAAGGAGAGTGCAAAATGGAGAGTATGTTGTAGTACGAAATGGAGAGACGTTGAAATGGATGGAGAGTGTAGGTTTTTAGAGAGGAACTTAACTATTGGAATTTGAAGAGTGGAAATGAATAGTCTGTTGGAAAGAGTAACTCAATATGAAGAGGAATTTTTCTACCAACTTGGTTAGAAAGTTAAATGGAGAGTAAAAATAGATagtttgttggagttgctcttagccaAGCTCCGAACGGCGCAGGGTCACCATCATTAGAGACTGGGGTCATTAGCACAGTTACAGAACAAAGCACTAATCTCACTCTGCTTTTTTGGCAAATCATCGGGGGTCAGCTGACCCAACAAGGTACCCTGCCTCCGCCCCTAGAGGAGAGCGAGCAGTAATTATAATTAGCACCTGACTTGGTCGCTATTCGCCAAAGCGACGACGTTTTGGTATCACTGAGCCGAAATCTCCTTCCAACAAAAGCACACTAGCACAAGGACTTAAATTACATGCTGTTTACGGTTTTACACCGCCAAATGAATGTATGAACAATCGtccggagaagaagaaaaaaaaaacaaaataactgCCACGCCCACGCCGCCACGCATGTTTCCTAGTTCCATCCGACGTGGTGCGATCCCACGCGGATGCAGAAATCCTTTATTATATCAATCATCAGTACAGAAGATGGATCGCGTCCAGTTAAGCAAGGAGTCAACCAAAAGCAGCCCGTTAAACCAGCGGCTCAGAGAGATCCTCGCCCGGCGACGActcctactcctactcctactcctactcCGGCTCCAGCCGCGGCGCAGGTGGGGAGGACCCCACCCGCAGCGGCGCAGGGAGGGCCCACGCACGATCAGCGCGGGGCGTGATCTACCCGATCTCTGTGCCCCCCACGCCCCAGCGTCTATATAACGACGGCACACCCCGGACATGGACGGCTACGCCGGGTAGCAGgacaggaggagaggggggTTCTGTGAATCGTCGTCGTATCCTTTCCTCTGTTCCGTAGGCGAgcgagtgaaaaaaaaaaaagggaatccGGCCCCCATCTCCGCTTTTACGGGCGCTGTCACACACGCACCACTGCGCAGGAGGTGGTGAACTGGTGGCGACTGGGCGAGAGGTACGGACGCCAGCCCTGCTCTGTTCCTCCCTCCTGCTTCCGCTTATCTCTTTTGTCCTCCGTGGTTAGCTACTACTCGCCAGTTTATTACTGGGAGTGTTAGCTTCGCTTAAGTTTGGATCGCAACCGCGGCCGGGCTCGGAGATCGTTAGGGTAAAAGGCCAGGCCGCCGAGAAGCGTGGGCAGGAACAGAACCTGGTACTGTTCGTTTTCTTGGGTTCTTAAACTAGTGAGCTGCTTCGGATGCATCGATCGGGTTTTCAATttcaaaccaaaagaaaaaagttttttttttcttttgggggGCTGGAGCGTCTCGTCTCTGGGAAGAAGAACAAGAGTGAAGTTATCTCATCTCATCGCCATCGTCGGTTAAATTCCCTTCCCCTCCTTTTGTTTTGGGGAGGGGGAGACGAGAGGGAGCATCGGATTTGAGTTGGGGCGGAGCTACCTGGGACTGGTAATGCAGGGGGGGAATCCGGGATTGCTCTGTTTTCTATCCCCCACCCACCATTTTCTATCTCTTCTTGATTCGTGAGTTGGGAGCGGTGGTTCGGATCGCATGCCTTTGGTGTTGATCGACGTTACATCTTCGAAAATGTTTCTCGTTGCCTTTTCTCTCCAGTTTGTTTCGCAAATCTTGCTCCGATTGTTTGATTCCGCCCGAAGCACAATGCGCGACTGCTTCATCTTCCTCTGTTCTTTTCTGTCCTGAAGAAAACCCCATCGCTGAAAAAGTCCCGTCCTTTTATGCTAAGGCCCGCACAGTTCTGGGATTGAAATATTCTTCACGAGGAAGAAAAGAGGGCCCCAAATGGGTTCTTTTCTCCGTGAATAAATTATCCCGGACGGATCGTTTAATTGCTCTTAAATTCCTCCTCGGATCAGCAGGTTTCTTTTTGTCTCTGCAAGTTGATGGGAGGAAACACCTGTCCTCCTTTCTTCACTTGTCCGGATTCTCTTGTTCCATTCCTAACCCAAACACCCTCAGTCCACAATGCCATCACTTTTTTCGGCAACCCCCTACTGAACATGATAACCCATATTTCCTGTAGATTCAACGAGGGGCTTGTTCAGTGCCTCCATTCGGTGATCTTAATTCTTACACGGCAACTTCACAAAGCTTTCTCTCTTTCGGTTTAGAGATTCGCCAGTGAAATCTTTGTAGGTGTGATGTGTGAAGTCCATGTGTGTAGGGCTGTAGGCAAAGGGGGAAACAGAGAAGAAGAGgaccatatatttttttctgaaacgaGTCTATTTTTGAAACgagccagcaggagagctgttgatatattaaaaaaaaaaagtctggCAGGTTAAGTAAAAAATACTGTACACCCTCATTAAAAGAATGCCACTAGAACTCCGTAAGGTAGACTACAAGTGTTGCGCCGCGTAAACGAAAGACGACCATATTTGGGATTGGGCCCTGAGCCCCCTCCTGCTATTCCTTGTTTCCGGAAGCTGTTGCAATCAGCTGCTATCCTTGTCTGCCCCCATCCTCCCACTATTCTCCAAACTGGAACAGCGACCCAGGaaaatcgaattaaaatggaaAGTAGGCCCCACATCTCAGCTACTCAATGAACATGCATGTCTTAGAATTTTCTTGAAAGGCACGAGGAAGTGGATAGGAAGCAAAACAAAGCTTGAGTTGGTCATTGATGGCGTTGAGCCAATTTTGAGGTCAAAATAGAGGCAGGTATCACCAGTGTTTTGTTTGGCATAATTTCTTGGGCTTTCAGAGATCAGAAACATGGTTTTCAACTGAGAAAGCTGAAAGCTTTGACATCCCACCTTGTAGGAATAGCAGTGGAGATAGCCTATCCAGAATGTCCGTGCACATGCTGGGATATCTCATAGAAGTTTCATATTGGAGCTTACTAGAAACATTTCGAGAGATGGGGCTTGAGTTTATCTAAGAAGCCTCTATATAGCATGGCGTCTGGGAGAGTTTATCTTATGCTAATTTTAAACTTTAGACCTCTGAAGTCTGAAACAGAAGTACTGCACTTCGTTTGATTAGGAAAGGAAAAGTTTAAGTAGCATAGTTATTTACATATTGAAATTCTCACTAACTATAGCTTTCAGGAATAAAAATGGTCTCTGTATAATGCATTGGTTCATATATTGATAGATTCATACGCAAAGTTTATGGGGTTGTGGGGTAATTCCTCCACTCCTGAGATCGTGACCTCTGAATTCCTATGGTTGCAACTTTCTAGTATAGGACCACCTCACAAAATTGTCCTCTGAGCagtttcttccttcctcctcctttccttttttttttttgcaagtacCTGAGCGGTTTTTCCATTGATTTCTTTCTTGATCTCCAAGCCCAAACGTATctccctttttatttttctgtgtTTCAAGAGCGTCATCGCTGACCAATCTGTGCCTTTTCATTGACCACTTTGCCCCTTGATACGTGGCTTCCTTTTCCTCATGCACTTGGTGATATCTGTTGCTTCTAAACATGGTCCAAGCATCGGGCTTTCTTTTCACTTTGCTTCTCCGCTGTGCCCTCATCCTATAATTACATGTGACAGGTCTTGATCTTCCCCATACAAAAAGCGGGATAGA
This portion of the Setaria viridis chromosome 7, Setaria_viridis_v4.0, whole genome shotgun sequence genome encodes:
- the LOC117862870 gene encoding uncharacterized protein At2g24330, coding for MASPAEAAEMVASAAAASEAKGKEEKEKRDGPGILGRIWRALFGGRGEDYEKRLQNLSKEEAALLARMRRRTQFSRRGVRNLIALSVLGEVGAVVYAIIMTKSEDLDWQMRAIRVLPMFLLPALSSMIYSILVSFTRMLERKDKDTLERLRAERKAKIDELKDRTNYYLTQELIQKYDLDPAAKAAAASVLASKMGAETGLKLHMGDEAKSGSTQARSNEVEVVPKDGLRNRRETKAKGSSYSSTAAAHTGGGMEAMPPSKVVGHYEGSGTSDGGWIAKIAALLVGEDPSQSYALICGNCHMHNGLARKEDFPHVTYYCPHCHALNVSNQSIGQCSGSDSGQLSPVAPADGVSTTHPITETELSSKSEVQELPEETNAQQLMEQAN